In the Telopea speciosissima isolate NSW1024214 ecotype Mountain lineage chromosome 2, Tspe_v1, whole genome shotgun sequence genome, one interval contains:
- the LOC122650769 gene encoding uncharacterized mitochondrial protein AtMg00860-like, translating into MELMNRVLQDVLDKCVIVFIDDILVYSKSEEEHAVHLRMVLQRLREKKLYAKYSKCGFWLSQVAFLGHVVLVEGIKVDLGKVKAVMEWEAPKNTGEIRSFLGLAGYYRRFIENFSCITAPMTKLTRK; encoded by the coding sequence atggagttgatgaaccgggtacTCCAAGATGTGCTAGACaagtgtgtgattgtgtttattgatgacatcctggtttACTCAAAATCTGAGGAGGAGCATGCGGTACATCTCAGGATGGTATTGCAGCggttgagagagaagaagttgtATGCAAAATATAGCAAGTGTGGGTTTTGGCTCTCACAAGTGGCCTTCCTAGGCCATGTGGTTTTAGTTGAAGGAATCAAAGTTGATCTGGGCAAGGTAAAAGCTGTAATGGAATGGGAAGCACCAAAGAATACTGGAGAGATCCGTAGTTTTTTgggattggctggttattatCGGCGCTTTATCGAGAACTTCTCATGCATAACAGCCCCCATGACCAAATTGACCCGAAAATGA